Proteins from a single region of Punica granatum isolate Tunisia-2019 chromosome 8, ASM765513v2, whole genome shotgun sequence:
- the LOC116189027 gene encoding LOB domain-containing protein 29: MTGSGSSSGSGCGSPCGACKFLRRKCVQGCVFAPYFCHEQGVTHFAAIHKVFGASNVSKLLTHLPVSDRAEAAVTISYEAQARLHDPIYGCVSHIFALQQQVVNLQAQLASLKEQAAQSISNANTCANPNSRYHGKLPSPTQDWQSWARHIQTQSSPQYDPNHNGSPSSIAFGGIGFPNSDSVNYENSAVSEENASFTGYREASGYSIPYLDMETSNEQWTLDDADDLRTIAFRYSQNS; encoded by the exons ATGACAGGGTCAGGCTCAAGTTCAGGCTCAGGCTGCGGATCTCCTTGTGGAGCATGCAAATTCTTGAGGAGGAAATGCGTCCAAGGTTGTGTGTTTGCCCCGTATTTCTGCCACGAACAGGGGGTGACCCATTTCGCAGCGATTCACAAGGTCTTCGGGGCAAGCAATGTTTCTAAGCTCCTCACTCACCTCCCCGTGAGTGACCGTGCTGAAGCTGCTGTCACGATCTCGTATGAAGCTCAAGCTCGGCTCCATGACCCTATCTACGGCTGTGTCTCCCATATTTTTGCTTTACAGCAACAG GTCGTGAATTTGCAAGCACAACTCGCTTCTCTCAAGGAGCAAGCAGCTCAAAGCATTTCAAATGCCAACACATGCGCAAACCCTAACTCGAGATACCATGGGAAACTTCCCTCGCCTACTCAAGATTGGCAAAGTTGGGCTCGTCATATCCAGACCCAAAGCAGTCCACAATACGATCCAAATCATAATGGTAGTCCTTCTTCAATTGCTTTCGGAGGAATTGGGTTTCCGAATTCAGACTCAGTGAATTACGAAAATTCTGCCGTCTCAGAAGAGAATGCTTCATTCACCGGCTACAGGGAGGCCTCCGGATACTCCATACCTTACCTTGATATGGAAACAAGCAACGAGCAATGGACTCTGGACGACGCAGATGACCTTCGGACGATTGCATTCCGATATTCTCAAAATTCATGA